A single genomic interval of Haloterrigena salifodinae harbors:
- a CDS encoding DUF7344 domain-containing protein → MESERLSLDIVYGLLSEARCRYLLYYFLKNDHANIESISLQIAAWEQGESIEVVTEAQKQRVTTSLVHSHLPKLEDHDLIEHDNRTGDVIVSDGFDEISETVRQARASEDEVTVTGSSMESFLYSEPVPSSNREQ, encoded by the coding sequence ATGGAATCAGAACGTCTCTCCTTGGACATCGTATACGGACTTCTTTCCGAGGCGCGCTGTCGATACCTCCTCTACTACTTTTTAAAGAATGACCACGCGAACATCGAGAGCATTTCCTTACAGATCGCCGCTTGGGAACAAGGCGAATCGATCGAGGTCGTCACCGAGGCGCAAAAACAACGTGTGACGACATCGCTGGTCCACAGCCATCTTCCGAAGCTCGAGGACCACGATCTCATCGAACACGACAATCGGACGGGGGACGTGATCGTTAGCGACGGGTTCGACGAGATCAGCGAAACCGTTCGTCAGGCGCGCGCGAGCGAAGACGAAGTCACGGTAACAGGGTCATCAATGGAATCGTTCCTGTACAGCGAACCGGTTCCCTCTTCGAACAGGGAGCAGTAG